Genomic DNA from Gimesia aquarii:
CCTAGTATTTTGAAACCAAACCAAGCAGAAAATAAAATTGTTCCAGCAACGACAAGTGCAAGAGCCAGTAAGAAATCTTTTTTAACACTTTGATTGGCCATAATAGCACTTTCTGCAAATATGATTCGTTTCTGAATTAGATATTATAAATTGTAGAGTTCACTGTATTTGCTTTGTAATTGACTAATTAAGGGCTTATGAGAGAGTGATTCACCTGCAACGACTTCAACTAAGCGATTTGCCCGATACAGTTTGCCTCGTCGATGAATATTTTCGTTTAGCCAATCTTTTAAAGGTGAAAAGGAACCTTTTCTAATGAGCTGAGTGATGTCCCCCAGCTCTTTTTCTGCCGCGTTGAAAAAATGAGCGGCGTACATGTTGCCCAAAGCGTAAGTAGGGAAATAACCAATCAATCCAGCACTCCAATGAACATCTTGTAGACACCCGTTTGAGGAACTATCAGGAGTGATTCCAAAATATTCTGTGAATTTCTCATTCCAGACAGCCTCCAGATCGACTGGTTTGAGGTCACCTGAAATTAATGACTTTTCTAACTCAAAGCGTAACATAATATGCAAATTATAGGTCACTTCATCTGCTTCTACGCGAATAAATGAAGGGCGGACATCGTTAATAGCTCGATAAAAATCTTCTTGATCAATGTCCGAAAGTGCTTCTGAAAATAGATTCTGGGCGGGTTTATAAAAATAGTCCCAGAATGCACGACTTCGCCCGATAAGATTTTCCCACATTCTTGATTGTGATTCATGAATACCAAGCGATGTTGAACTGCCCACCGGAGTTCCAAAATGCTCCTGGCAAAGCCCTTGCTCATAAATTCCATGTCCTGCTTCGTGAAGAGTTCCAAAGAAAGCTCCGGGGAAATGGTATTCGTCATAACGTGTTGTTAATCGACAATCCCCTGGTCCGAAACCGCTACAGAAAGGATGAGCCGCAATATCGAGCCGGCCAGCATTGAAATTAAAGCCAATTGCTTTGGCTGCTGAAATGCTAAATTCACGTTGCTTCTCAACGGGATACTTTCTCGTCAGGATTGAGATATCAGGGGTAATTCCAGAATCTTTGATCGCCGAAACCAAAGAAACCAATTCATTGCGTAAAGGAATAAAAGCCTGCTCTATCATTTCAGAAGTGGCACCAGGTTC
This window encodes:
- a CDS encoding carboxypeptidase M32, coding for MNASIKAYDELVTRLKQTALLASSSAVLEWDEQTYLPPDGTSHRADQLALLAGIIHEQATDPEIGALLHKLEADSIFDQESMESANIREARHEYDRATKLPRRLVEELSKVATLSHHAWVEARKKNRFQDFLPWLEQMIDLKREQASAIGYQGTTAYDALLDGYEPGATSEMIEQAFIPLRNELVSLVSAIKDSGITPDISILTRKYPVEKQREFSISAAKAIGFNFNAGRLDIAAHPFCSGFGPGDCRLTTRYDEYHFPGAFFGTLHEAGHGIYEQGLCQEHFGTPVGSSTSLGIHESQSRMWENLIGRSRAFWDYFYKPAQNLFSEALSDIDQEDFYRAINDVRPSFIRVEADEVTYNLHIMLRFELEKSLISGDLKPVDLEAVWNEKFTEYFGITPDSSSNGCLQDVHWSAGLIGYFPTYALGNMYAAHFFNAAEKELGDITQLIRKGSFSPLKDWLNENIHRRGKLYRANRLVEVVAGESLSHKPLISQLQSKYSELYNL